In Mycobacterium stomatepiae, the following are encoded in one genomic region:
- a CDS encoding class I SAM-dependent methyltransferase: MDALLNKRRNKGAAPYPHQAAFLLNNPVRRALSNPARKVDGIGLTGSEHVLEVGPGPGFYSVQIARQLTYGRLDLFDLQPEMLDKARRQLELAGFHDVGFTTGEASNGFPYPEGTFDVAFLAAVIGEVPDKPACIRSLGRVLKPGGYLVFAEAFPDPDRMSVQELRDLVEPENFEFVRSTGNRWHDIVRFRRSD; this comes from the coding sequence ATGGATGCCCTGCTCAACAAGAGGCGCAATAAGGGTGCCGCTCCCTATCCGCATCAGGCGGCGTTCCTGCTGAACAATCCGGTACGCCGGGCGCTGTCCAACCCGGCGCGCAAGGTCGACGGCATCGGTCTCACCGGTTCTGAGCACGTGCTGGAAGTCGGACCCGGCCCGGGCTTCTACAGCGTGCAGATCGCCCGTCAGCTCACCTACGGCCGGCTGGACCTTTTCGACCTTCAGCCCGAGATGCTGGACAAGGCGCGGCGCCAACTCGAGCTGGCCGGGTTCCACGACGTCGGCTTCACCACGGGCGAGGCAAGCAACGGATTTCCTTACCCCGAAGGCACTTTCGATGTCGCGTTCCTGGCGGCGGTGATCGGCGAGGTGCCCGACAAGCCAGCGTGTATCCGTTCGCTGGGCCGGGTGCTGAAGCCGGGCGGGTACCTCGTGTTCGCCGAGGCGTTTCCCGATCCGGACCGGATGAGTGTCCAAGAATTGCGCGATCTCGTCGAGCCCGAGAACTTCGAATTCGTGCGATCGACCGGCAATCGATGGCACGACATCGTGCGCTTTCGCCGGTCCGATTAG
- a CDS encoding aromatic ring-hydroxylating oxygenase subunit alpha — protein MTAAAGNPARTRDEDAIGTPPDGPTLVPAERYYSPVFARLEIERMWPKVWQIACMVDHVAEPGDYFEYRCGPYGMLIVRGDDGVLRAFQNACRHRGNSLCTGSGSALRELKCGYHGWTWDLAGVLERVPNRKGFGALHMSDFPLVAAKVESWEGLVFVNLDVNAMPLDEYLEAIPDDIAWCRLADFRCYATLTVEVEANWKTIADGYSESYHIQTLHPELLRCVDDIHAPQQIWGHTGKSDQPYGVPSPRFDGALSDEQVWDAYVYTQGALMGAAEGTPFPADQRRPGQTVQELIADRTRDFAASRGVNLDWADTDRITRLHQYNVFPNMTLLANADHLTIMCSRPGPDPDKGELVMFLMTRMSPGAARNKPTDVRVGAEDAEPGLVLTQDIRVLPGVQRGMHQPGFTHVVLSGEERRVINMHRNLERYLDLPESDRMTGGISEPGTFAPTT, from the coding sequence GTGACCGCGGCTGCCGGCAACCCGGCACGCACCCGAGACGAGGACGCGATCGGCACCCCGCCCGACGGCCCGACGCTGGTGCCGGCTGAGCGCTACTACTCCCCGGTCTTCGCGCGACTCGAGATCGAACGTATGTGGCCGAAGGTGTGGCAGATCGCCTGCATGGTCGACCATGTCGCCGAACCGGGCGACTACTTCGAATACCGGTGCGGCCCATACGGGATGCTGATCGTTCGCGGCGACGACGGCGTGTTGCGAGCGTTTCAGAATGCGTGTCGCCATCGCGGCAACTCGCTGTGCACCGGCTCGGGTTCGGCACTGCGCGAGCTCAAATGCGGTTATCACGGTTGGACGTGGGACCTGGCCGGCGTCCTCGAGCGGGTGCCCAACCGCAAGGGTTTCGGTGCCCTGCATATGTCCGATTTCCCGTTGGTCGCGGCCAAGGTCGAGAGCTGGGAAGGGCTCGTCTTCGTCAATCTCGACGTCAACGCGATGCCGCTGGACGAATACCTCGAGGCGATTCCCGATGACATCGCGTGGTGTCGTTTGGCAGATTTCCGTTGCTACGCGACTCTCACCGTCGAGGTCGAGGCAAACTGGAAGACGATCGCCGACGGGTACAGCGAGAGCTACCACATCCAGACCCTGCATCCGGAGTTACTGCGGTGCGTCGACGACATCCATGCGCCACAACAGATCTGGGGCCATACGGGTAAGTCCGACCAGCCCTACGGCGTGCCGAGTCCACGCTTCGACGGCGCGCTGAGCGACGAGCAGGTTTGGGACGCCTACGTATACACCCAAGGTGCGCTGATGGGCGCGGCCGAAGGCACCCCGTTCCCCGCCGACCAGCGGCGGCCCGGACAGACGGTCCAGGAGCTGATCGCCGATCGCACCCGGGATTTTGCTGCCAGCCGAGGGGTGAATCTGGACTGGGCCGACACCGACCGGATCACCCGGCTGCACCAGTACAACGTGTTCCCGAACATGACGCTGTTGGCCAACGCCGACCACCTGACGATCATGTGCTCGCGTCCCGGACCCGACCCGGACAAGGGTGAATTGGTTATGTTCTTGATGACCCGGATGTCGCCCGGCGCGGCCCGCAACAAGCCAACGGACGTTCGCGTGGGTGCCGAGGATGCCGAGCCCGGCCTGGTGCTGACCCAGGACATTCGGGTGCTCCCGGGCGTGCAGCGCGGCATGCACCAGCCCGGATTCACTCACGTCGTGCTGTCCGGCGAGGAACGGCGGGTGATCAACATGCACCGCAATCTCGAGCGCTACCTCGACCTGCCGGAATCCGATCGGATGACCGGGGGCATATCGGAACCCGGCACATTCGCGCCGACAACTTAA
- a CDS encoding N-acyl-D-amino-acid deacylase family protein, with the protein MFDLKITGGTVVDGTGAERYRADVGIKDGQIVDVVRRGAEDAEIGGLATAPAAETIDATGQVVAPGFVDIHTHYDGQVTWDSLLEPSSGHGVTTLVTGNCGVGFAPVRPGSEQWLIELMEGVEDIPGTALTEGITWGWETYPEYLDAIGKQKFAVDVGSQVAHGAIRAYAMGERGARNEPATPEDIAAMGRLVTEAIEAGALGFSTSRTMGHRAMDGEPVPGTFATEDELFGLGRAMAAAGQAVFELAPQGSAGEDIVAPKKELDWMRRLSGEIDRPVSFALIQVDADPNLWREMLDLSADAHAAGARLYPQAAARPFGMMIGFQGHHGFTHRPTYRRLKAECSREELTHRLTDPAVKAAILSEDDLPADPTLLFDGMFALVQHSLKRLYALGNPPDYEPTPDRAVAAIAKARGEDPLATLYDLMLEQNATAMLMLPLFNYADGNHDAIREMMLHPAGVLGLSDGGAHCGMICDASYPTFLLTHWARDRHRGEKLSLEHVIRKQSRDTAHLFGLTDRGTIERGKKADINVIDMNALTLHPAAMAWDLPAGGNRILQGASGYAATIVSGTVTRRKDVDTGARPGRLVRGAR; encoded by the coding sequence GTGTTCGACCTCAAGATCACCGGTGGAACTGTTGTCGACGGCACGGGCGCCGAGCGCTACCGAGCCGACGTTGGCATCAAGGATGGTCAGATCGTCGACGTCGTCCGACGGGGCGCTGAGGACGCGGAGATAGGCGGCTTGGCAACAGCCCCCGCGGCCGAAACTATCGACGCGACGGGTCAAGTGGTGGCCCCCGGCTTCGTCGACATCCACACCCACTACGACGGTCAGGTCACCTGGGACAGTTTGCTGGAGCCGTCCAGCGGCCACGGTGTCACGACGCTGGTGACGGGCAACTGCGGTGTGGGCTTCGCACCCGTGCGGCCCGGCAGCGAGCAGTGGCTCATCGAGTTGATGGAAGGCGTCGAGGACATTCCCGGCACCGCACTCACCGAGGGCATCACCTGGGGCTGGGAGACCTACCCCGAATACCTCGACGCGATCGGCAAGCAGAAGTTCGCAGTAGACGTGGGCAGTCAGGTCGCGCACGGCGCCATTCGCGCCTACGCGATGGGCGAGCGGGGCGCCCGCAACGAGCCGGCCACGCCCGAGGACATCGCGGCGATGGGCCGGCTGGTGACCGAGGCGATCGAGGCCGGGGCGCTTGGGTTTTCGACGTCGCGCACGATGGGACACCGCGCAATGGACGGCGAGCCCGTACCCGGCACGTTTGCCACCGAGGACGAGTTGTTCGGTCTCGGCCGAGCCATGGCGGCCGCGGGCCAGGCGGTGTTCGAGCTCGCCCCGCAGGGATCCGCGGGCGAGGACATCGTCGCTCCGAAGAAAGAACTCGACTGGATGCGTCGGTTGAGCGGCGAGATCGACCGACCGGTGTCGTTCGCGCTGATCCAGGTCGACGCCGACCCGAACCTCTGGCGCGAGATGCTGGACCTGTCCGCCGATGCGCACGCGGCCGGCGCCCGGCTGTACCCGCAGGCCGCGGCGCGCCCGTTCGGCATGATGATCGGCTTCCAGGGCCACCACGGCTTCACCCACCGGCCCACCTACCGGCGCCTGAAGGCCGAGTGCAGCCGTGAAGAGCTCACGCATCGGCTGACCGACCCCGCGGTGAAGGCCGCGATCTTGTCCGAGGACGACCTGCCCGCCGACCCCACGCTGTTGTTCGACGGGATGTTCGCCCTGGTGCAGCACTCCCTGAAACGGCTCTACGCGCTTGGCAACCCGCCCGACTACGAACCCACCCCGGATCGCGCCGTGGCCGCCATCGCGAAAGCGCGCGGCGAAGACCCGCTGGCGACGCTGTACGACCTGATGCTCGAACAGAACGCGACGGCCATGCTGATGCTGCCGCTGTTCAACTACGCCGACGGCAACCACGACGCGATCCGCGAGATGATGCTGCACCCCGCCGGCGTGCTCGGGCTGTCCGACGGGGGCGCGCACTGCGGAATGATCTGTGACGCTTCCTATCCCACCTTCCTGCTCACGCACTGGGCCCGGGACCGGCACCGGGGCGAGAAGTTGTCCCTGGAACACGTGATCCGCAAGCAGTCCCGCGACACTGCCCACCTGTTCGGTCTCACCGATCGCGGCACGATCGAGCGGGGCAAGAAGGCCGACATCAACGTCATCGACATGAACGCGCTGACCCTGCATCCTGCGGCGATGGCCTGGGACCTACCGGCCGGTGGCAACCGGATTCTGCAGGGGGCCAGCGGCTACGCCGCGACCATCGTCAGCGGAACGGTGACCCGCCGCAAGGACGTCGACACCGGAGCCCGGCCCGGCCGCCTGGTACGCGGAGCGCGCTGA
- a CDS encoding helix-turn-helix domain-containing protein — MPDPQSLATFLRARRDLLKPADVGLAEGERRRVAGLRREEVAMLAGISAEYYLRLEQGRERQPSDQVLEGLASALQLNDDATQYMRNLAHPAPRRRRRGSVSPEKFEPGLQTLIDDWHQTPAYIQNRQMTILAANAMARALSPFFVPGINHMRAVFLEPGLRDWIKNWDDVTAILTSWLRYNIAEDNSADPELQSLIGELSIASQRFRTLWARQEVRQKTTGPAVIDHPQVGLLELRYRTFVLPDTRQVLVTYYAESGTTAEERLRLLSSLASPAPSD, encoded by the coding sequence ATGCCCGATCCGCAGTCGTTGGCGACGTTTCTGAGAGCGCGCCGCGATTTGCTGAAGCCCGCCGATGTCGGGCTTGCCGAGGGTGAGCGCCGGCGGGTAGCGGGCTTGCGTCGCGAGGAAGTAGCGATGTTGGCCGGCATCAGTGCCGAGTACTACTTGAGACTCGAGCAAGGCCGGGAACGCCAGCCGTCCGATCAGGTATTGGAGGGCTTGGCCAGCGCGCTGCAGCTGAATGACGATGCCACGCAGTACATGCGCAACCTGGCCCACCCGGCGCCTCGCCGGCGGCGGCGCGGCTCCGTCTCACCCGAAAAATTCGAGCCCGGGCTGCAGACGCTGATCGACGACTGGCACCAGACTCCCGCATATATCCAGAACCGGCAGATGACCATCCTGGCCGCCAACGCGATGGCGCGCGCGCTGTCGCCTTTTTTCGTCCCGGGCATCAACCACATGCGGGCGGTGTTTCTGGAGCCCGGCCTGCGCGACTGGATCAAAAACTGGGACGATGTCACCGCGATTCTGACCTCTTGGCTGCGCTACAACATCGCCGAAGACAATTCCGCCGACCCCGAATTGCAGTCACTGATCGGTGAACTCAGCATCGCCAGCCAGCGGTTCCGCACCCTGTGGGCTCGCCAGGAGGTCAGGCAGAAGACCACCGGCCCCGCTGTGATCGACCACCCCCAGGTGGGCCTGTTGGAGCTGCGCTATCGCACCTTCGTGCTTCCCGATACCAGGCAGGTGCTCGTCACCTATTACGCCGAATCCGGCACCACCGCGGAGGAGCGGCTCCGGTTGCTGTCCAGCCTCGCCAGCCCGGCGCCGTCGGATTGA
- a CDS encoding isochorismatase family cysteine hydrolase, which yields MAQEKDLTGLLVIDPYNDFISDGGKVWDRLKGVAEANGCIPHMRQTLDAARAAEIRVFYALHRRYRPGDYETWKYVAPIQRAAWSRKTFEYGTWGGELHPDFEPQPGDIVAQEHWCSSGFANTDLDLLLKKHGIYRLIVVGLIAHTCVEATVRFAAELGYDVTVVKDATASYSDVEMHAALDVNIPNYASAILTTDEVVATISALG from the coding sequence GTGGCGCAGGAAAAGGACCTCACCGGCCTGCTGGTAATCGATCCGTACAACGACTTCATCTCCGACGGCGGCAAGGTGTGGGATCGCCTGAAGGGTGTCGCCGAAGCCAACGGATGCATCCCGCACATGCGTCAAACCCTCGACGCCGCAAGGGCTGCGGAGATCCGTGTCTTCTATGCACTGCACCGCCGGTACCGTCCGGGCGACTACGAGACCTGGAAGTACGTGGCGCCGATCCAGCGGGCCGCTTGGTCACGCAAGACGTTCGAGTATGGAACCTGGGGTGGCGAGCTTCATCCCGACTTCGAGCCGCAACCGGGCGACATTGTGGCCCAAGAACATTGGTGCTCCAGTGGGTTCGCCAACACCGATCTAGACCTGCTGCTCAAGAAGCACGGCATCTATCGGCTGATCGTCGTGGGCCTGATCGCCCACACCTGTGTCGAGGCAACCGTTCGATTCGCCGCGGAGCTCGGCTACGACGTCACGGTGGTCAAGGACGCGACGGCGAGCTACTCCGACGTGGAGATGCACGCGGCCCTCGACGTCAATATCCCGAACTACGCCAGTGCGATTCTCACCACCGACGAAGTCGTCGCCACGATTTCGGCGCTGGGCTAG
- a CDS encoding catalase family peroxidase, which produces MEPADRDQQPEDRPAETQPSQRRFGAFTRRGALLGMGAVAGVAAVDVGGFAYAGGWLRPDDLTPPRFADRFEHVFGRHEGFRRNHAKGLSATGSFASNGAGAAICRAAVFQAGSVGVVGRFSLGGGLPDQSDKPDTVRGLGLVFQVPNGRQWRTAMVNFPVFTDRTPEGFYERLLASKPVPATGKPDPQKMAAFLDRHPETVAALKIIKQTPPSVGFADSTFHGLNAFYFTNSAGATVPVRWSAVAQQDKGALPAPSAGKDYLFDDLIVAVGRRPLTWKLVLTIGEPGDPTNDATKPWPQSRRSIDAGTITINAVQTEEAGNARDINFDPTVLPDGITVSDDPLLAARSAVYARPFTRRAEEPKSPSAVNVSGVRS; this is translated from the coding sequence ATGGAGCCCGCTGATCGCGATCAGCAGCCGGAGGATCGGCCCGCTGAAACGCAGCCCAGCCAACGTCGATTCGGTGCATTCACCCGGCGCGGCGCGCTGCTCGGGATGGGTGCAGTCGCCGGCGTTGCCGCCGTGGACGTGGGCGGGTTCGCCTACGCGGGCGGTTGGTTGCGGCCCGACGACTTGACCCCGCCGCGCTTCGCCGATCGGTTCGAGCACGTCTTCGGCCGTCACGAAGGGTTTCGCCGCAATCACGCCAAAGGGCTGAGCGCGACGGGATCGTTCGCGAGTAATGGGGCGGGCGCGGCCATCTGTCGGGCGGCGGTCTTCCAAGCGGGCAGCGTTGGGGTGGTCGGCCGGTTTTCGCTGGGCGGCGGACTGCCGGACCAAAGCGACAAGCCCGACACAGTCCGCGGTCTGGGGCTGGTGTTCCAGGTGCCCAACGGGCGGCAGTGGCGCACCGCGATGGTCAATTTCCCGGTCTTCACCGATCGCACCCCGGAGGGCTTTTACGAGCGGCTGCTCGCGTCCAAACCCGTTCCCGCCACGGGCAAGCCCGATCCGCAGAAGATGGCCGCCTTCTTGGACCGCCACCCCGAGACGGTTGCGGCGCTGAAAATCATCAAGCAGACACCGCCGAGTGTGGGGTTCGCGGACAGCACATTTCACGGTCTGAATGCGTTCTACTTCACTAATAGCGCCGGCGCGACCGTCCCGGTGCGCTGGTCGGCGGTTGCGCAGCAGGACAAAGGGGCGCTCCCGGCGCCTTCGGCCGGCAAGGACTACCTGTTCGACGACCTCATCGTCGCGGTGGGGCGGCGGCCGCTGACGTGGAAACTCGTTCTCACCATCGGTGAACCGGGCGACCCGACCAACGACGCCACCAAGCCCTGGCCGCAGTCACGGCGGTCGATCGACGCCGGCACCATCACCATCAATGCGGTGCAGACCGAGGAAGCCGGCAACGCCCGCGACATCAACTTCGACCCGACCGTGCTGCCCGACGGCATCACCGTGTCCGACGATCCGTTGCTGGCCGCGCGGTCGGCCGTTTACGCGCGCCCGTTCACCCGCCGTGCCGAGGAACCCAAATCGCCCAGCGCGGTCAACGTCAGCGGGGTGCGCTCATGA